A window of Planctomycetia bacterium genomic DNA:
AGCGGTCGGCGTCGATGCCGAGAATGAGGGTGCCGGTGATCATGCCGCCGAGGACGCCGACGATGTCGGCGATGACAGTCAGCACAGCGAGCATGATGACGGTGGCGAGGAATCGCGGCATGACCAGGAAGCGAATTGGATCCAGCGCTGATGCGCGAAGCGCCTTGATCTCTTCACCCTCGACCATGGTGCCCAATTCGGCGGCGATGCTTGCGCCGGCGAAGCCGGAGAGAACGATGCCGGAGAGCAGCGGACCCAGTTCACGGGCCATGGCGATGGCGACGATGGTGGCGATTTGTTCGAGTTGGCCGTAGCGGATCATGGTCGGGGCCATCTGCAGGGCGAGGATGATCCCGATGAAGATCTGAACCAGGGCGACGATCGGGATGCTGCGCAGACCGACGCGCACCATCTGGGCGAAAAGATTGGGGGCGCCGAGCCTGACTTCGCGCTTGATCGTCGCCCGGTAGATGCACTTGCCGGTATCGACAAGCAGATAGCACAGGCCGCCAATGAACTCAAGGAAGCCGGACCAGGACCGGGCCTGACCGATGACGCCGCGGCCGACGGATTCGACGGCGCGGACCATCGCGCCTTCACTGCCGTTTTGTTTTGTGGGTGCCTCACTCATGAGAAATCTGGTTCAGGCAAGCACGCGGCAAACAGCGGCGCATGCCGAATGTCTCAGGCCTGCGTGGCCTGATCCTCGTTCTGACAGATCACGAAAAACTTGTCGAGCTTGGTGATTTCAAAGACGCTGCGAACGCGATCGTTCAGCCCGAAGAAGATCATCTTGCCCTTGTAGGCGGTGACGCGACGAAAGACCTCGACAAAGGTGCCCACGCCGGAGGAATCGATGTACGGGACGCCGGTCATGTCGAGGACGAGGCGCTTGGGCCTCTCACCGGCCACTTCGACCAATGCGGCGTGCAGCGCGGGCGAGTGGTGCAGGTCCACATCGCCCTCCAGCGACACGATCGTCGCCTCGGGCGCCTTTCTAATTTCCTTGACCAGATTATTTGTATTCGTTGCCATCGTTACTCGCCCTTTTGCGCCAGGCCCCCGGCCTGCCCCTCCTTGGGCTCGCCTCCAAACGCGGCACTCGTATCGCCGCCGACGTACTTGACCATGCTCAGGAGCATTCCGCCGTCCGGCGGACAACTGTACTGCACTTCATCCATGACGGACTTGATAATGTGCACACCCAGCCCGCCGGGCCGCACTTCGTCGAGCGGTCGACCCTTGATCTTTTCGGGAGAGACCTGGCGACCTTTGTCGCGGACGGTCACCGAAATGCCAGGGCGGCCGTCCGGGGACTTGACCGGCAGAAGGGTGATGGAGATCGGCTGATCGTCCTTCCCCTCGTAGCCGTGTTCGATGACATTGGCCAGTGCCTCATCGATCGCAAGAGTCAGTGCGTGCGAGTCCATCTCGCCGAAGCCTTCCACGTTGGCCATCTTCTCCACGGCGCCGCGCACGACGGGCAGGCACTTGGCACTGCTGGTGATGTTCAGTTCGATGGGAACAGCTCGGGTCATCCGGACTCCTGTCACGCCCCGGGACCGCCGGATGGCTCGCCGTCCTCCAGCTCGGCAGCGGCCGCCGCCGTCTGGTAATCTCCACCCTTCACATACGATCGCCAACGGGACACGCTGGCCGCGCGTTCTCTTGCGGACCGGGCATAATCATATCCAAATCGCTCGCCGGTGATTCGTTCGAGTGCAAGGATGGAGAAAAAACGTACCGCGTCGTCTTCATCCTCAAGACGATCGACAATCAACGGGACCGATCTCCAATCCTTCGCCTCAGCCGCGGCCCGAACAGCGAGTATTCGCTCGGCAGGCTCTTCGGAGGAAATCTGGGCCCGGTATGGGCCGATCGACGTACATCCGCCCGCCAGCGACAACGCGACCAGGAAGCCAGTGGAATGAGCACCCATGCACCGCATGAAGTTCATCCTATCGTGCTGGCCGAGCGGCGACAACAACGGACCTCCCGGGCCGCCGCCCCCCCGATGCGGACCACCGCCCGCAAAAAGGCTATTATCCACACAATAGACCGGACCGGCCGGATCAAGAGCACTCCTTATCGCACGAAGGAATCGAACCTGCATGGCAACGAGCGAGCTGGACATCATCTTCACGGCGCCACACCCGGACGATCTGGAAATCGGTAGCGGCGGCGCCATCGCCAAACTCGTTAAGCTCGGCTATCGCGTCGGCATGGTCCACATGACCAACGGCGAACCGACGCCGCTGGGCGACCCGGAAACGCGCTTAAAGGAGATGAGGGCCGCCGCCGACATCCTCGGCGTACAGGTCTGCGAGATGGTGGGCATGACGAACCGGATGCTGATGGACGGCCCCGAGGCGCGGTTTGCGCTGGCGAGCGTCGTGCGAAAGTATCGGCCGCGCATCCTCGTCGGCATCGCCGGCAGGACCGTCGCCGCCTCGCCGGACCATTACCAGGCGCAGCTCATCACCGAGGCGACGCGGTTCTACTCGCAGCTCACCAAATGGGACGATCGATTCAGCGGGACGAAGCCGCACCGGGTGGATCATCTGATATACCGGCCGATCGCCCGATCGGCGGAGATCGCCCACTGGCCCGCGCAGTTTGTCGTGGATATCACCGACACCATCGATCAGAAGCTCGCCGCCATCGAATGCTACAAATCGCAGTTTCCTCAACAGCGATTCGAGGGGCTCAAGCACTGGGTCCTTTCGTCGGGCGGGTACGAAGGTGGAATGTGCGGATACAAGTATGGCGAGCTCTACGCCGTGCCGCGGCCTTTGGGAGTATTGGACCCGATGCCCCTTTTTGGAGAGTGGCCGGTGCCGTCTCCGATCGACCCACCGAAAGTGTGATACGGCCGGAAAGACGGATCAAATAGTGCTGCACTGCCGGCGGCCATCGCGCAATTGGGTGTGCAACCCTGGGCATATGTCCCCAAATACATTTCACTGCCTAATAATCCGCCAGACAAACGTGCTATTGCCGCCATGGCACGCGACTTGTCAGGTCATTCACCGCCGCCGGTTCGCACGCCGCGGCGTGAGAGCGAACCTGATGAATTCCGCCGATTCTTTACACCCCAAAGAGTTGATCCGCCTCCGTTGAGGCGCGAGTTGGCCGCATGGCGCTCATGAGAGCAGAGCGCCGTCCGCGGCCTGATGACAACGACTCAAGCACCGATTGCACCCCAAAAAATGGTTTTGAAACACGAGTGCAATTACATGCGCAGAATCCACCCTCGCCTCGGCCGTTTCCTGTCAAGCGAGTTTGTTGAGGCTCTGACAACGGCCGACCAGGAAAAAAGGAGAAGACCGGATGACAAATCAGGCAACATCACCCAGACGGCTCAAGAGAATGTCGGGAAGGCGGGCATGCATGGCATGTTCGGTGCTGAGCATGTTGATGCTGCTGCCGACCATGGGGCCGCAATGCATCGAGGAAGAATCAAACAACGATGCGCTGTCAGCGAATCTGCTTCGTCCGGGCGAGTTCGGGCTGGGAGACATCACGCCGGTCGGCGATCACGACTTCTATTTCACCGGGCCCGTTGTAACCGGTGATCTCGTTTTTGCCTGGGCCGACTCAGTCGGCTCGGCGCCGAGCGTAACCATCGACCTGAATGTCTGGGCCAACGACGGAGCGACGCTGATTGAGTCGGACAACAACGATGGGCCGGTGTCCTCGGCGGTGGTCGCGGGAGCGATCGCTCCTCAGACCGGCAGCGTCTACTTCGAGGTGAATGAAGACGGCGACAACTCGGATCTCAACGACTACGAGCTTTACCACGCCGTGGTCAACCCTGCTCTCTCGGCGAACGAAGTCGAGGGCAATAACTCGTCGGCATTCGCCAACATTATCTCCGCCCCGATCATGAACGGCACCGTCGTCGACGGCAGCGGAGACGTGGACTTCTACCAGTTTCGCGCAACGGCCGGCGCGGTCGTCGCGGTCATCGTCGACCTCAACCCCGATGACGATGCGACCAGCACCGATGCCGAGGTCCAGATACGAAATACCGACGGGGCCACGGTACTGGCCAATGGAGACAATGGAAACTCAGGAGCCTTTGCGGGCGACGCGGCAGGCGGAATCACTCTTGCGGCGGACGGCGTTTACTTCGTTCGCTTTAATGAGGGCACCGGCCCAACGGACTCCGAATATCGCTTTGTGCTGCTGGTCAACGGCGTCGTCTACGTCGACACCGACGGCGACGGGATTCCGGACGCCGATGACAATTGCCCGCTCATCGCCAACATGGCGCAGCTTGATTCCGACGGTGACGGCGTCGGCGACTCGTGCGACGGATGCCCGGCAGACGTCCTCAAGACCGCGCCCGGCGTCTGCGGTTGCGGTCAGCCCGATGCCGACGTGAACGGCGACGGCACGCCGGACTGCGGCCAGGGCGCCGATCAGATGCTCTCCACGACCGGCATCCTGCTGGTTCCGGACCTCACCAACAACCGCGTGATGGCGTTTGATCCGCAGGACGGCAAGCCGCTCGACGCGAACTTCATCCCGTCGGACCCGGCAAACCTGCCGCTTCCCTTCGCGGCGATCCTCGGACTCGACAACAACAGCATCCTGGTCTCCGACCAGACGGCCAACGTCGTTCAGCGCTATGACCTCAACGGAAACTACCTCGGCGTGTTTGCGCCGGCCGGTGGCGCCAACCCGGCAGTGATGCAGCAGCCGTTCGGCATGGCAATCCGACCGAATGGAAACCTGCTCGTCGGTATCGGCAACGGCGGCAACGCCAACGCCGTCGCGGAGTTCGACGCGGGCGGCAACTTTGTCGGAAACTTCATCGCCCCGGGCGCCGGCGGCATCGTCGATCCGGCGGATATCCACTTCCGCCCCAACGGCAACGTGCTGCTGAGCGGCAGCGGCAGCTCGGCGATTCACGAGTATGACGCGACCGGCGCGTTCATCGCCAACTTCGACGCCATCACCGCCGTGCCCATGCAGCTCATCGAGCCGGGCGCCGTCATGGTCATCGATCAGTTGCTCGCGAACCGCGGCATCATGGAGTTCGCGAGCGGCGGTTCGTTCGTCGCCCACATTCCGGTGCAGAGACTGATGATCTTCGCCGGCATCTACCGGCTCGGAAACGGAAACCTGCTGATTACGTCGTCAAACCTGATGGCCAATGCGACCGGCATCAGCATCCTGTCCGGCCTCAAGAACGGCGGCGTCTTTGAGGTGAATACCTCGGGCGCCCTGCTGCAGACGGAGATATCCGGCATGGGCGCGCAGTTCATCGAGTTCGCCCTGATCGATACCGACGGTGACGGAATCGGCGACGCGGCAGACGGCTGCCCGGCCGATCCGGCGAAGACCAGCCCCGGCGTCTGCGGCTGCGGCACGCCGGATGCCGACACCGACGGCGACACGGTGCCTGATTGTCTCGACGTCTGTCCGGCCGGCGACGACACGGTCGACGCCAACGGCAACGGCATTCCGGATTGCACGGAAGCCATCGTTCCGCCGCTGCCGGTCCCAGTGCCGGTCCCCGGCTGCTGTGCACCGGGCGTGTTCCCAATGGTCGGCATGTTCATGCCGGCGTGTTTGATCGGCTGGCGGTTGAAGCGACGGTCACGGCGCCGCTGATCGCGAACGATCGGATGATGTGATTCTCAATGGAGCCCATCGCGCACCGCGCGGTGGGCTCCTCTTTTTCTAAGGAGCGGAGATCGTCAGGACTCGGACTCCGTTGCCGCGGTCTGAAGCACCTTCGCCAGTTGCTCGCCGTGGACCTGGTCATTCGTGCGAAACCAGAACGAAAGCTCCGCGCCGCTCGAGCCCGGCCTGGCGAATTGCTGCCTCATGCCGAGGTGTTCCACCTGTGTGGGCGTGAGCTTGCCGCGCGGGACATTCACGTCCACGCGAATCGACTCGCCCTGATGGGTGATGATCTTTCCGATGCGCCGGCCCGACTCGGTGAGCAACTCCACGAAGACCTTGCCGCTCCAGTCGATCTTCACCCGCGGCACGGCCTTGGATGCCCGGCCGATGAAGGCCATCAGCTCCACCGGCTTCCACTGCTTGGGCTGGGTGAGCGGAACACACTGTTGGGAGAGATGCCACGCCTTTCCGTCCACCTTCCACGGGGCGACGGCTTTCTTGTCGGTCGCCATGTCGGCAAGATGCTTCAGGTAACTGCCCACCGCCTTCTTGAGAAATGCGCGAAAGGCCGGCGTGGCGATTTCCTTCTTGTCGTGCACCGTGATGCGAACCTGATCCATGCCCTCACGAGGCGGACGAAATTGTACCCGGGAGGCCTGGCCGTAGGCATGAACGTCCTCACGATCGTCCAGCGGCTTTAGGCCCAGGCTCTTCGACAGCGCAGACTCCTGGAAGCATCCCTCGGGAATCCGGAAGTAGAGGTCCAGCAACCACCGGCCGCCGGTCAGCGCGTGCAGGAACCATTGCACCGACGACTGCGCGACGCCCCTGGGCGACTTGCCGACGATCTCCACGCGCGCCCGATCGTTCCAATCCGTCGGTTGCAATTTGCCCTTGCCCAGCTTTTCAATCTCGCGCACGACGAACTGAAGGGCCGCGCCTTCCCATTCGACTGTCTTGCCCTCGCGACTGAGTCGCTGCTGGATGTGCCACTTCTCGCCGTCGAGCTCCCACGGCATCTTCGCCGGACCGGCATCTGTCTTGACGGCCTTTTCGACATTCAGCTCTTTTGCCGCGGCCTTCTTCGGGTCGAAGACCTCGCGCGCACTGCGCGGCCCGGCAGCCAGAACCTTCCTCAACAATCGCCCGGTATGCGAGGCCGTCACCGCCGCAATGTCCTCGGGTGTTCCCTCGGCCACGATGCGGCCGCCCTCGTCGCCGGCCTCGGGCCCCAGGTCGATCACCCAGTCCGCCGTCTTGATGACGTCGAGATTGTGCTCGACCAGAATCACGGTGTTACCCATGTCGGCGAAGCGGTGCAGGACATCGAGCAGTTTGCGCAGGTCGTCAAAGTGCAGGCCGGTCGTCGGCTCGTCGAGGATGTAGACCGTCTTGCCGGTCGATGGTCTCGCCAGTTCGGCGCCGAGCTTCAATCGCTGCGCCTCACCGCCGGAGAGCGTCGGCGCGCTTTGCCCAAGCGGGAGGTACCCGAGCCCCACGTCTTCCAGCGTCTGCAGGAGT
This region includes:
- a CDS encoding HEAT repeat domain-containing protein, producing MRCMGAHSTGFLVALSLAGGCTSIGPYRAQISSEEPAERILAVRAAAEAKDWRSVPLIVDRLEDEDDAVRFFSILALERITGERFGYDYARSARERAASVSRWRSYVKGGDYQTAAAAAELEDGEPSGGPGA
- a CDS encoding ABC transporter permease is translated as MSEAPTKQNGSEGAMVRAVESVGRGVIGQARSWSGFLEFIGGLCYLLVDTGKCIYRATIKREVRLGAPNLFAQMVRVGLRSIPIVALVQIFIGIILALQMAPTMIRYGQLEQIATIVAIAMARELGPLLSGIVLSGFAGASIAAELGTMVEGEEIKALRASALDPIRFLVMPRFLATVIMLAVLTVIADIVGVLGGMITGTLILGIDADRYLAVTQTAVTATDYLTGIGKAPLFGLLISMIACYEGLNVTGGAEGVGRATTNTVVKCIVALITADVILTSIFYAFGI
- a CDS encoding ATP-binding protein, producing MTRAVPIELNITSSAKCLPVVRGAVEKMANVEGFGEMDSHALTLAIDEALANVIEHGYEGKDDQPISITLLPVKSPDGRPGISVTVRDKGRQVSPEKIKGRPLDEVRPGGLGVHIIKSVMDEVQYSCPPDGGMLLSMVKYVGGDTSAAFGGEPKEGQAGGLAQKGE
- a CDS encoding PIG-L family deacetylase, which produces MATSELDIIFTAPHPDDLEIGSGGAIAKLVKLGYRVGMVHMTNGEPTPLGDPETRLKEMRAAADILGVQVCEMVGMTNRMLMDGPEARFALASVVRKYRPRILVGIAGRTVAASPDHYQAQLITEATRFYSQLTKWDDRFSGTKPHRVDHLIYRPIARSAEIAHWPAQFVVDITDTIDQKLAAIECYKSQFPQQRFEGLKHWVLSSGGYEGGMCGYKYGELYAVPRPLGVLDPMPLFGEWPVPSPIDPPKV
- a CDS encoding STAS domain-containing protein, which translates into the protein MATNTNNLVKEIRKAPEATIVSLEGDVDLHHSPALHAALVEVAGERPKRLVLDMTGVPYIDSSGVGTFVEVFRRVTAYKGKMIFFGLNDRVRSVFEITKLDKFFVICQNEDQATQA